The following coding sequences are from one Streptomyces sp. NBC_01232 window:
- a CDS encoding DUF6343 family protein produces MRSGNEPVTARSPLRLRFWLGVWGLVWAAAGTAVFSLVGRPGWAAACGVLAVVVAVDLFMIVRHLHQGPHYQPGPDIPPYEPPRGR; encoded by the coding sequence ATGCGTTCCGGAAATGAGCCGGTGACCGCGCGCAGTCCGCTGCGGCTGCGGTTCTGGCTGGGTGTCTGGGGGCTGGTCTGGGCCGCCGCCGGCACGGCCGTCTTCTCGCTGGTGGGCCGCCCGGGATGGGCGGCCGCCTGCGGGGTGCTCGCGGTGGTCGTGGCCGTGGACCTGTTCATGATCGTGCGCCACCTGCACCAGGGGCCGCACTACCAGCCCGGCCCGGACATCCCTCCGTACGAACCGCCCCGCGG